CATCATTAAACTCGTCGAACGTTAGATGATCGATCGTGTTAGTGTCCCATTCTTTATCAAATGTCATGAATGAATATAATTTAACTGCATCAGATTCTTCAGGTTTCTCAGGAAGAGTCTGTTCAATAGATGATAGGAATTTCCCTGGTAGGGCAAGCCATTCATCTTCTATAATGTCCAACAGGGTGCGCTTCTCCTGAGGTAAAACATCACCGGAATTCTCCATAGAAATCCGTAAATATAGAATATGTATGGAAGAGCGCTCACTGCGAAGATGTCAACACTGTAGTGGTCCTGCAGAATATTCTATAGTAGGAGGTCAATCTTCTCAGATATAGCCAGGAATGTATAGGTGCTCCAAAGAGATCTCATATCACTGATGAGACGGCAGCCAGAGGATACTCCATTCACAGAGTGAAGGAGACAATATAATGGcaagacaaaaagagaaaaactcctcagcgctcacaccaatgTAATGCATACAGGTATAGATGAAAACGGATGAAACTTACTCGgtggaggcgcctatagcccaGGCGCCTCCCAATCCAGGATTAGCTTGTCGCACGGGGATGAAAGCCAGCGGCAGCGGAGGTGTTTTCACAATTTTTATTACGTGCAATCGaggtacacaacgcgtttcggcctggaggcctttttcaagtgtacatactacattaaaatatacaattttaTAGGGATTACCTGAGACATGACATGTGCTGTAGCGAATCCCGTTTGTATGGAGGGGAGGGTCGAGGGAGTGTACGAGGGAGGAGAAAGCGCCAAATTTAGTGTGATACTCCTTACGGGGAATCCCTAGTGACGTCAATATCACGTGTGCATCCGCATGACTGCGGGCGCACCGTTGACTGGAATGAAGCGACCTCAAGGGGAGTGGCCGCTGGCTGGTAACCACCCACCTGTCAAATGTGCCCGCATCACTGCCGGCGCACCAGCGACCTCCATGGGAGTGGCCGCCAGCCGGTAACCACCCACCTGTCAAATGTATAATCCCGTGACATCGTCACGTGTTCCGGGTGATCCCGGATGACGTATAAGTCACGTGCAAATATGCAACACttatgcgcacacaaatacgcttAGGCTCGTATGAAGCTGGACTTAGGCTGCCTTTACATgggctgtaaatgctgcagaattcccagAGCGGCTTTAGCTGTcgattttctgcagcatttagATGGGTTTCAAACGGgatggatttgccatggaatttctgtGCTGAACCCCTgaatggaaattccgcagcatgtgtagtagcagcaaagtggataagaCTCTGAAAATCTCATCAACAAGTTGTAGAAATAACCGCACAAAaccaattccgcagcatgtcaattttatcgccgtttcAACTGTGGGATCCACTTCTCCCCAAAGAGGGGGTGAAGCCCCCACAGGAATATGCAATAAAGCCGCTTAAGAACCTGCACCTGATCTGTAGCTAAATacctgctgtggacattccaccACAAATCACCCCCGTGTTACCCGGCCTCACAGTACAACCCATGTGGAGGTAATATTAAAAATTTTCTTCACCTACAGTAGAAAATTTCTGCatctattctgcagcatttttgaaaaacgtGGATTTTAAACCCGCCGCATGTCTGTTTATGTTGTAGATTTCAACCCTTAAAATACAAGAGTTACAATGCACAACAGATCTGTAAGAAAGACCACTGCAAAAACTGCACCATTTAGGCTGGATTAGCACAAGCAGACGTGTATTTACACTGTATTTCTGCAGAATGGGagttgtgtatttgcacatttgtaactgtactttttgcatgcacaacGATGCTCCTAGCCACATAGATGGCCAATTACTGTAAGGAGTCCAATATGTGCTCTTCCCCTGCgctaatatgcaggaaaatagagcatactaaggatttttttttcctgttttcgtGCAGTTCAacaaatcaattgaaatcaatgagttcttttCTCTTCGTCTTGAGCACGCAAATATTTCATGAGTAAATACACCTGCAAATTCtcttgtctgaatccagccttaggtgcAGATTTGCTGACTGGATTTTTGACATATTTGCTCTTCtgctgtggaatcccgcagtgaatCCACTATATGTGAGACCCCCTTACAGCACACCAATTATAAGATACAACAAGAAGGGGCACATGTTCTGTCGCTCACATTGATATTCTAGTTTAGTGAAGGTCTTGTTGAAGATTAGAATGTCACAACAAAATTCTTTCTCCTTTGTCTCTTCTTGTCCCCTGATATCatgagtaagggctcctgcagatgagcgtaaTGCAAAAAACATGCGCTCCTGCACAAtatatttgtgcagtgaaggaGTCTTTTTGCGTCCATGCCTGCACAAAAACTGTATATGCTTGTTCAGGCATCACTCATTCACATGCGTGCAGAAATCAACCCTGTACTTATTTAAAAGGCTAATCAGCCTAAGAAGGTGTTCGCAGGTATGCACAGTGTGCACAGTGTGCATACCCGATAGtaaatatgtgcacatttgccCACTCCTACAGgctcctatggggacctttgcgcacaaatgcgcacaaaaatagatcatgtcatgtttttttttgtgtgcatgaaaTGCATTCACAAAAAGGAACCATAGGTTTCTGTCACCTCGCACAGCGCACAGATGGGGGGTTCATGTGCCATGTGATGTGATCTGCATCCGAGACTCTCGGCACAACTTTTTGTAGCACATCTAAATACAGCCTAATGGAATGGGTTTTGTGTGTGGAGTTTTGGATCGCCGAGAACATCCTATTAACTAACTGACCGAGAACAGTCTGTACAAAATGATCTTAGTTTTCTTCTGTGATTTGCAGATCAGCTATGGAGCCTCCGACCGCTCATTATCTGATAGACTCCTCTACCCTCATGTTTTTCGAATGGTCCAGAATATCCACATCCACAATATGGCGATCACCGAACTGTTGGAGCACTTTGGCTGGACCTGGGTTGGGATTATAGTATCGGATGATGAAACTGGAGAGAATGATCTGCTTATACTAACAAAGTACATGAGAGAGCGCGGGATCTGTGCCGCCTTCACCATAAAACTTACACTGGAAAGTGGTAATAGGATTTTACAAGCTCTAAAGAATCTACAAGTCTCCATCATTATAATGTGCGGGACCTACTCTGCTTATATGGCTGGTTTAATACAATATTACGCATTTATAATTTTAGACAACACCCTCATCCTTTCTCCATCCTGGATCTCTAGTTCTATAAAATTATTAAATCTAGGGAAACTTGTATACAATGGAAGTCTAGCAGTGCAATTTTCAGCACCTTTTCCAGGGCtggaggattttttaaaaatatataataaactcGTAGAAATGAACCGAAAACAGTCTTACTGGACATTGTTATATGAAATAGTCAAGCATCATGATACAGATTCTGTTATATCAGACTATAACATTTATAAAGAACACAACTACACTTATAAATGTAATGCAGATACTCTGAGGGAAGTTCTCTCATCGGGGGTCGCCACAAGACTGTATACTGCAGTAGAAGTTCTGGCAAAAGCTCTACATGAAATGTTCTTATTTATAAAAGATGAATATGGAGAAAACTCAATAAGTGGATTTTTACACTACAGACAGAAGTTACAGCGCTACATACAAAGGATGGAGTCCTCACCGGATCCAATGAGACCTTCACATTACTTTAATGAGCAGGGGGAAGCCATACATCCATATAAGATAATAAACAGGTTTTACATAGAAGAGGCCTTATATGAGGTTGAAGTAGGAAATTTTACTCCGTGGGCCATCAGTGGGGAAAAGCTTCACATAAATCGGCAGTCTATAACATGGAAACACACAAAGGAGGTGAGAAGAGTTAACATCATTATATAGTTTACATCCTCTTATCATTCATGTGTGTTTTATCTTTGTAGTAAAGGTTCTGGTCTTTTCCTACAGATCCCAGTATCCCGCTGCTCTGACCAATGTTCacctggaagcaggaaaaagacAGGACGAACAATCCATGCCTGCTGCTATGACTGCGTCCCGTGTGCAGAAGGGGAGATATCCAATATAACCGGTATATGGTAGTATGAGCAGTAGGTGATGATGACAGTGATGTACCAAAAGGATGTACATATGAaggaaaaaataagtgaaccctttggaattacctgaatttctgcaatcactactaataaaatgtgtcaTGTCCAtcccaattatagacaaacatagTAAAACTAAACTAAAGACAAAGATGTTCTACCATTCATATATTTTATTGGACACATTAAATAATCATCCAGAATGGATGGAGAAAAAATATGTGAGCCTACaaatttaaagcaaatctgtcCCTTCCCTACAACATCAGAAAGTAAGTCCTGATCCAGTTAGGTGACAGGGAGGTGGGTGatatatttttatactcacctgctcccgggttCCTGTGTTGCTTGCCACTGAAGTCCCACAGTGACCTGAAATCTCTTTTCAGACTGCCGTGTGCGCTCTCCTATAGATGCCTATGAGAGCCACGGACAGCAACCTGAAGAGTCAGATTTCTT
The sequence above is a segment of the Eleutherodactylus coqui strain aEleCoq1 chromosome 7, aEleCoq1.hap1, whole genome shotgun sequence genome. Coding sequences within it:
- the LOC136573429 gene encoding vomeronasal type-2 receptor 26-like, translating into MDPVVEVIYMEEEILEGNSQMEKMEGIYETDPISYGASDRSLSDRLLYPHVFRMVQNIHIHNMAITELLEHFGWTWVGIIVSDDETGENDLLILTKYMRERGICAAFTIKLTLESDNTLILSPSWISSSIKLLNLGKLVYNGSLAVQFSAPFPGLEDFLKIYNKLVEMNRKQSYWTLLYEIVKHHDTDSVISDYNIYKEHNYTYKCNADTLREVLSSGVATRLYTAVEVLAKALHEMFLFIKDEYGENSISGFLHYRQKLQRYIQRMESSPDPMRPSHYFNEQGEAIHPYKIINRFYIEEALYEVEVGNFTPWAISGEKLHINRQSITWKHTKEIPVSRCSDQCSPGSRKKTGRTIHACCYDCVPCAEGEISNITDAENCIKCQSDEWPNEKRDQCVPKVLEFISYQNDIIASAFSSVSVFGCLVTGFIFGIFIFYRDTPIVKANNRNLSYLLLVCIILSFLSVFLFLGCPSDETCRLSKTSFGIFFSVAISSLLAKTVMVCVAFKSIKPGSPWRKWLHVKLPYTIVLLCSSIQVVICFIWLSISPPFQDLDTQSYPGKIIIQCNEGSDICFYSMLGYMGLLAAVSFVLAFMVRTLPDSFNEAKYITFSMLLFCSVCISVIPAYLSTRGKYMVVVEIFAIMTSSAGLLGCVFFPKCFIILFKSEINRKTDLLGKRK